In the Hordeum vulgare subsp. vulgare unplaced genomic scaffold, MorexV3_pseudomolecules_assembly, whole genome shotgun sequence genome, one interval contains:
- the LOC123418193 gene encoding ATP synthase protein MI25, translated as MRLISTDMKDRNMLFAAIPSICASSPKKISIYNEEMIVARCFIGFLIFSRKSLGKTFKETLDGRIESIQEELQQFFNPNEVIPEESNEEQRLLRISLRICSTVVESLPTARCAPKCEKTVQALLCRNLNVKSATLLNATSSRRIRLQDDIVTGFHFSVSERFVSGSTFKASTIDLIREGLIVLRKVRVGGSI; from the coding sequence ATGAGATTGATTTCTACGGATATGAAGGATAGAAATATGCTATTTGCTGCTATTCCATCTATTTGTGCATCAAGTCCGAAGAAGATCTCAATCTATAATGAAGAAATGATAGTAGCTCGTTGTTTTATAGGCTTTCTCATATTCAGTCGGAAGAGTTTAGGTAAGACTTTCAAAGAAACTCTCGACGGGAGAATCGAGTCTATTCAGGAAGAATTGCAGCAATTCTTCAATCCTAACGAAGTAATTCCGGAGGAATCCAATGAAGAACAACGATTACTTAGGATCAGCTTGCGAATTTGCAGCACCGTAGTAGAATCATTACCAACGGCACGCTGTGCGCCTAAGTGCGAAAAGACAGTGCAAGCTTTGTTATGCCGAAACCTAAATGTAAAGTCAGCAACACTTCTAAATGCCACTTCTTCCCGCCGCATCCGTCTTCAGGACGATATAGTCACAGGTTTTCACTTTTCAGTGAGTGAAAGATTTGTATCCGGGTCTACGTTCAAAGCTTCTACCATAGACCTAATTCGAGAAGGCTTGATAGTCCTAAGAAAGGTGAGGGTGGGGGGTTCTAtttag
- the LOC123418191 gene encoding NADH-ubiquinone oxidoreductase chain 5, whose translation MLIVVTFISSLVHLYSISYMSEDPHSPRFMCYLSIFTFFMLMLVTGDNFLQLFLGWEGVGLASYLLIHFWFTRLQADKAAIKAMLVNRVGDFGLALGIFGCFTLFQTVDFSTIFACASAPRNEWIFCNMRLNAITLICILLFIGAVGKSAQIGLHTWLPDAMEGPTPVSALIHAATMVTAGVFMIARCSPLFEYSPTALIVITFAGAMTSFLAATTGILQNDLKRVIAYSTCSQLGYMIFACGISNYSVSVFHLMNHAFFKALLFLSAGSVIHAMSDEQDMRKMGGLASSFPLTYAMMLMGSLSLIGFPFLTGFYSKDVILELAYTKYTISGNFAFWLGSVSVLFTSYYSFRLLFLTFLVPTNSFGRDRLRCHDAPIPMAIPLILLALGSLFVGYLAKV comes from the coding sequence ATGTTAATTGTGGTTACATTCATAAGTAGCTTGGTCCATCTTTATTCCATTTCATATATGTCTGAGGATCCGCATAGCCCTCGATTTATGTGTTATTTATCCATTTTTACTTTTTTTATGCTAATGTTGGTGACTGGAGATAACTTTCTTCAATTATTCCTGGGATGGGAGGGAGTAGGTCTTGCttcatatttgttaattcatttcTGGTTTACACGACTTCAGGCGGATAAAGCTGCTATAAAAGCTATGCTTGTCAATCGAGTAGGTGATTTTGGATTAGCTCTTGGGATTTTTGGTTGTTTTACTCTCTTTCAAACAGTAGACTTTTCAAccatttttgcttgtgctagtgctcCCAGAAATGAATGGATTTTTTGCAATATGAGATTGAATGCCATAACTCTGATTTGTATTTTACTTTTTATTGGTGCTGTTGGGAAATCTGCACAGATAGGATTGCATACTTGGTTACCCGATGCAATGGAGGGTCCCACTCCAGTATCTGCTTTGATTCATGCAGCTACTATGGTCACTGCTGGCGTTTTCATGATAGCAAGGTGCTCCCCTTTATTTGAATACTCACCTACGGCTTTGATTGTTATTACTTTTGCAGGAGCTATGACGTCATTCCTTGCGGCAACCACTGGAATATTACAGAACGATCTAAAGAGGGTCATAGCTTATTCAACTTGCAGTCAATTAGGCTATATGATCTTTGCTTGCGGCATCTCTAACTATTCGGTTAGCGTCTTTCACTTAATGAATCACGCGTTTTTCAAAGCATTACTCTTCCTGAGTGCGGGTTCGGTGATTCATGCCATGTCGGATGAGCAAGATATGCGGAAGATGGGGGGGCTTGCCTCCTCCTTTCCTTTGACCTATGCCATGATGCTCATGGGCAGCTTATCTCTTATTGGATTTCCTTTTCTAACAGGATTTTATTCTAAAGATGTGATCTTAGAGCTCGCTTACACAAAGTATACCATCAGTGGGAACTTTGCTTTCTGGTTGGGAAGTGTCTCTGTCCTTTTCACTTCTTATTACTCCTTTCGTTTACTATTTCTAACATTTCTAGTACCAACTAATTCATTCGGGCGAGACAGATTACGATGTCATGATGCGCCCATTCCTATGGCCATTCCTTTAATACTTTTGGCTCTCGGGAGTCTCTTTGTAGGATACTTGGCCAAAGTGTGA